In Bremerella cremea, one DNA window encodes the following:
- a CDS encoding NAD-dependent epimerase/dehydratase family protein codes for MNSLITGINGFVGQHLAAHLKDCGDHVWGTCIRRQTAVGDNIAWDISQPATPDLIDQLKDFSPEVIYHLAAISHPGSCGDDLPSETCQAVNILGTRHVADLALALPSRPKIVFISSSKVYGGRTAEQPWAVESDPPQPKGGYAHSKWAAENVLRDRISTGLEVMIVRAFNHTGPGQSPLYLVPEWCQKVASGVSPQKVRSLTTSLDLSDVRDIARIYRLLVEKGTWGETYNVGCGQAVTTADIWNTLCEVSGHSLEVIGEKSEPAQQPIADVTKLHAAIGPIERFTLKQTLTDVYRSVAT; via the coding sequence GTGAACTCCCTGATCACCGGCATCAACGGATTTGTCGGCCAACATCTCGCTGCCCATTTGAAAGACTGCGGCGACCATGTTTGGGGGACGTGCATCCGACGGCAAACAGCCGTGGGCGATAACATCGCATGGGATATCTCGCAGCCAGCCACGCCTGATTTGATTGACCAGCTGAAAGACTTTTCGCCAGAGGTCATCTATCACTTAGCGGCGATCAGTCACCCTGGTAGTTGCGGCGACGACTTGCCTTCTGAAACCTGCCAGGCGGTCAATATCTTGGGTACGCGGCACGTGGCCGACTTGGCCTTGGCGTTGCCTTCGCGGCCTAAGATTGTCTTTATCAGCAGCAGCAAGGTATACGGCGGACGCACCGCCGAGCAACCGTGGGCTGTCGAAAGCGATCCACCGCAACCCAAAGGAGGCTATGCACACAGCAAGTGGGCTGCCGAGAATGTGCTGCGCGATCGCATTAGCACAGGGCTAGAGGTGATGATCGTGCGGGCCTTTAATCACACCGGGCCAGGGCAAAGCCCGCTCTACTTGGTGCCAGAGTGGTGTCAGAAGGTGGCTTCCGGGGTGTCGCCGCAGAAAGTGCGTTCGCTGACCACTTCCCTCGATTTGAGCGACGTCCGCGATATCGCTCGGATCTATCGATTGCTGGTCGAGAAGGGAACTTGGGGCGAAACATACAATGTCGGTTGCGGTCAGGCGGTAACAACCGCCGACATCTGGAACACATTGTGCGAAGTCAGTGGTCATTCGCTTGAGGTTATCGGGGAGAAATCGGAACCGGCACAGCAGCCGATCGCCGATGTGACCAAGCTGCATGCGGCGATTGGTCCGATCGAGCGTTTCACGCTCAAGCAAACTTTGACGGACGTTTACCGCAGTGTCGCTACTTAA
- a CDS encoding type III pantothenate kinase, with protein MSLESFVTVDIGNSRVHLGRFENFRAAEATSPVSTFSYPTSSIDINGLRDWLNDEELPWFAVSVHRPALASLEAFSKIEPRVTSFQAFGYQQLPIDVTLPAPEKVGADRLAAAVAANYLRDKNRPAIVVDAGTAITVDAISTEGKFVGGAILPGMRTSAKALASQTDALPQIEIHVEDCPQAIGTNTTEAMQSGLFWGSVGAVQETIRRVSAQLGSDSSPQIFFSGGDVHYFAPWMDLEIQTVDHLVLRGVALAAQQHKPS; from the coding sequence GTGTCGCTCGAATCGTTTGTCACCGTCGACATCGGCAACTCGCGAGTTCACCTCGGACGCTTCGAGAACTTTCGCGCCGCGGAAGCGACTTCCCCGGTATCGACCTTCTCGTATCCCACTTCTTCCATCGATATCAACGGACTGCGGGACTGGCTTAACGACGAAGAACTTCCTTGGTTCGCCGTTAGCGTCCACCGCCCTGCTCTGGCCTCATTGGAAGCGTTCTCGAAAATTGAGCCCCGCGTTACTTCTTTCCAAGCGTTTGGGTATCAGCAGCTTCCAATCGACGTCACCCTGCCGGCGCCAGAGAAAGTCGGGGCTGATCGCCTGGCCGCTGCAGTAGCGGCAAACTACCTGCGCGATAAAAATCGCCCGGCCATCGTGGTCGATGCCGGCACCGCGATCACCGTCGATGCGATTTCCACCGAAGGAAAGTTTGTGGGCGGGGCTATCTTGCCAGGCATGCGAACATCCGCCAAAGCGTTGGCTTCGCAGACCGATGCCTTGCCGCAAATTGAAATCCACGTGGAAGATTGCCCCCAGGCAATTGGAACCAACACCACCGAAGCAATGCAAAGCGGGCTATTCTGGGGCTCGGTCGGCGCCGTGCAAGAAACGATTCGCCGTGTATCCGCCCAATTAGGTTCCGACAGTTCGCCGCAGATCTTCTTTTCCGGTGGCGACGTCCACTACTTTGCTCCCTGGATGGATCTTGAAATCCAAACGGTCGACCACCTTGTTCTGCGCGGAGTGGCATTGGCCGCCCAGCAGCATAAACCATCGTGA
- the rpmA gene encoding 50S ribosomal protein L27, with the protein MAHKKGQGSSRNGRDSNPQYRGVKKYGGQVVKAGSILVRQLGTKFRAGKNVGMGKDFTLFALTEGTVMFDQGSRRVNIVTAEAN; encoded by the coding sequence ATGGCCCATAAGAAAGGTCAAGGTTCTAGCCGCAACGGTCGCGATTCCAACCCGCAATATCGCGGTGTTAAGAAGTACGGCGGCCAAGTGGTGAAAGCTGGTAGCATTCTCGTTCGCCAACTCGGTACGAAGTTCCGTGCCGGCAAGAACGTTGGTATGGGCAAGGATTTCACCTTGTTCGCCCTGACCGAAGGGACCGTCATGTTCGATCAAGGCAGCCGACGGGTGAACATCGTCACTGCGGAAGCGAACTAG
- the nadA gene encoding quinolinate synthase NadA — protein MSTVSLGSYDFAPYRSLSNEELHQRIQKVRDELGSKLLILGHHYQQDEVIELSDLRGDSYQLSKLAAESSDCRFIAFCGVHFMAETADILANRPEKVAERNGQRVTVVLPDMAAGCSMADMAAIDQVENAWDDLGEVIDTNDITPVTYINSAASLKAFVGKHGGIVCTSSNADKALQWAFSRTSRVLFFPDQHLGRNTALTMGITEEQMPVWNPYAQNLGGNTEAQLVDSKVILWQGHCSVHQMFKKEHVATFRQNHPGIKILVHPECMREVNEIADVSGSTGKIIETVRHSPAGTKWAIGTELHLVNRLKKEHPEQEIHFLSPVVCMCATMYRIDLAHLCWSLENLAAGTPVNEIHVDEETAKWSRVALERMLEVSA, from the coding sequence ATGTCGACCGTTTCCTTGGGATCCTACGATTTTGCCCCCTATCGATCCCTTTCGAACGAAGAACTCCACCAGCGCATCCAGAAAGTCCGCGACGAACTGGGCAGCAAGCTGCTGATTCTGGGACATCACTACCAGCAAGACGAGGTGATCGAGCTTTCTGACCTGCGTGGCGATAGCTATCAACTCAGCAAACTGGCCGCCGAAAGCAGCGATTGTCGGTTCATTGCTTTCTGTGGGGTCCATTTCATGGCCGAAACAGCCGACATTCTGGCCAACCGCCCCGAAAAAGTCGCCGAGCGAAATGGACAGCGGGTTACGGTCGTTCTGCCCGACATGGCCGCTGGCTGCTCGATGGCAGATATGGCGGCCATTGATCAGGTCGAAAATGCCTGGGACGACCTCGGTGAAGTGATCGACACAAACGACATCACCCCAGTCACTTACATCAATTCTGCGGCCAGTTTAAAGGCGTTTGTCGGCAAGCACGGCGGGATTGTCTGCACTTCGAGTAATGCCGATAAGGCGTTGCAGTGGGCCTTTAGCCGCACCAGCCGCGTTCTCTTCTTCCCCGATCAACATCTGGGCCGCAACACGGCCCTAACCATGGGTATCACCGAAGAACAGATGCCCGTCTGGAACCCGTACGCCCAAAACCTGGGAGGCAACACCGAGGCGCAACTCGTTGACAGCAAAGTGATTCTGTGGCAAGGACATTGCAGCGTGCATCAGATGTTCAAAAAGGAGCACGTCGCCACATTCCGCCAGAATCACCCCGGGATCAAAATCTTGGTTCATCCGGAATGCATGCGAGAAGTGAACGAAATCGCCGACGTCTCGGGCTCGACCGGCAAAATTATTGAAACTGTCCGCCATAGCCCGGCTGGCACCAAATGGGCCATCGGCACGGAACTTCACTTGGTCAACCGGCTGAAAAAAGAACACCCCGAACAGGAAATCCATTTCCTTTCGCCGGTCGTTTGCATGTGTGCCACGATGTATCGCATCGACTTGGCCCACCTCTGCTGGTCGCTCGAAAACCTGGCGGCAGGCACCCCAGTCAACGAAATCCATGTCGACGAAGAAACGGCCAAATGGTCGCGAGTTGCCCTGGAACGAATGCTCGAAGTTTCGGCATAA
- a CDS encoding 3-hydroxyacyl-ACP dehydratase FabZ family protein, whose translation MKFCLIDQISEIHPGERISAVKCLSLAEEYLQDHFPRFPVMPGVLMLEAMTQTGAWLVRVTNDFSHSLTVLKEARNVKYGNFVEPGEILIVKAELMKMDGNLASLKVSGEVNGNVAVSSRIVLESYNSSGTDQPNTTDLCAIRQLRQQYDLLCRQKSSV comes from the coding sequence ATGAAGTTCTGTCTGATCGATCAAATCTCGGAGATTCATCCTGGCGAGCGAATTTCAGCGGTCAAATGCTTGAGCCTTGCCGAAGAGTATCTTCAGGATCACTTTCCACGGTTTCCCGTCATGCCTGGGGTATTGATGCTGGAAGCCATGACACAAACCGGTGCCTGGCTGGTTCGTGTTACGAATGATTTTAGTCATAGTCTGACGGTGCTGAAGGAAGCACGTAACGTCAAATATGGCAACTTTGTCGAACCGGGAGAAATCCTGATCGTCAAAGCAGAGCTGATGAAAATGGATGGTAACTTGGCCTCGCTGAAAGTATCCGGCGAAGTCAACGGTAACGTTGCGGTCAGTTCTCGCATCGTGCTGGAAAGTTACAATTCGTCTGGTACCGACCAGCCGAATACTACGGATCTTTGTGCGATCCGCCAACTCAGACAACAATACGATCTGCTGTGCCGCCAGAAATCGTCGGTGTAG
- a CDS encoding acyl carrier protein has product MAPSDDEIFEKVREALVDALGVDEEEVVPEATMVGDLGAESIDFLDIVFRLEKAFGITIPRDELFPEDILTNAQYVQNGKVTPEGLAELKKRMPFADLSKFEANPVVSDFGNLLTVNDMCSYVKSKLA; this is encoded by the coding sequence ATGGCACCCTCGGATGACGAAATTTTTGAAAAGGTCCGCGAAGCCTTGGTAGACGCCTTGGGCGTTGACGAGGAAGAAGTGGTACCAGAGGCGACCATGGTGGGCGATCTAGGTGCCGAATCGATCGACTTCTTGGACATCGTGTTCCGCCTGGAAAAGGCGTTTGGCATCACCATTCCGCGTGATGAGCTGTTCCCAGAAGACATTTTGACCAACGCCCAGTACGTTCAGAACGGCAAGGTCACTCCGGAAGGCTTGGCCGAGCTGAAAAAGCGGATGCCGTTTGCCGACCTCAGCAAGTTCGAAGCGAACCCCGTGGTTTCCGACTTTGGTAACCTGCTGACCGTCAACGACATGTGCAGCTACGTGAAGTCGAAGCTGGCCTAG
- a CDS encoding beta-hydroxyacyl-ACP dehydratase — protein sequence MRWFWIDKFIEFESGKSAKSVKCVSLAEDHLHDHFRYLPVMPHSLVIEGIAQTGGVLAGEVYDFRERVVLAKVAKATFHGTAHPGDQLTYTAVMNDIRENGAYVSATSHIGDKLHAEVELFFAHLSDKEGEHRELFFPADFLSMLRLMGLYNVGKAKDGSPLQPPEYMVQAEIELAKTPSVS from the coding sequence ATGCGTTGGTTTTGGATCGACAAATTCATTGAGTTCGAAAGCGGCAAGTCCGCCAAGTCGGTTAAATGCGTTTCGTTGGCCGAAGACCACCTGCACGATCACTTCCGCTACCTGCCGGTCATGCCACATTCGCTGGTGATCGAAGGGATTGCTCAAACCGGTGGGGTTCTGGCTGGGGAAGTCTACGACTTCCGCGAACGCGTCGTGTTGGCCAAAGTTGCCAAAGCTACGTTTCACGGTACCGCCCATCCTGGCGATCAGTTGACCTATACCGCTGTGATGAACGATATCCGTGAGAACGGCGCGTACGTTTCGGCGACAAGCCACATCGGCGACAAGTTGCATGCCGAGGTCGAGCTGTTTTTTGCTCATTTGAGCGATAAAGAGGGAGAGCATCGCGAATTGTTCTTCCCGGCCGACTTCCTCTCGATGTTGCGGCTAATGGGGCTTTATAATGTGGGGAAGGCGAAAGATGGTTCCCCGCTACAGCCTCCCGAGTACATGGTTCAGGCAGAAATCGAGTTGGCCAAAACCCCTTCGGTTTCGTGA
- a CDS encoding beta-ketoacyl-[acyl-carrier-protein] synthase family protein yields MTRRVVVTGVGMVNPMGHDVETVWKGLKEGASGVGYTTVFDASNFPTKISAEVKDWDVTKCGEKIEDWEKAGRHTRFAIGAAKQAVESSGVLSSIQDPTRFGVYLGCGEGDQDFLTFTNMVVAAISSKESDWDKAAFIRKGLATLDPRREMEQDPSMPCGHLASLFNAQGPNLNCLTACAASSQAIGEARELIRRGTVDVMLSGGAHSMIHPFGVTGFNLLTALSTRNDEPTRASRPFDRERDGFVLGEGASMVVLEELEHAKARGAQIFGEIIGYGTTADAFRITDTHPEGRGGIACMKMAMQDAGITPEQVDYVNAHGTSTTVNDKVETLCCHEAFGELAKKIPVSSTKSMMGHLIAAAGVTEAIVCLLAIRDKVLPPTINYENPDDNCDLDYIPNEAREAKCDIALNNSFGFGGQNITLALSRFNG; encoded by the coding sequence ATGACGAGGCGAGTCGTTGTCACCGGTGTCGGCATGGTCAACCCCATGGGGCACGATGTGGAAACGGTCTGGAAAGGCCTGAAAGAAGGTGCCTCTGGCGTCGGTTACACAACCGTCTTCGATGCATCCAACTTCCCCACGAAAATCTCGGCCGAGGTGAAGGACTGGGACGTCACCAAGTGTGGCGAGAAGATCGAAGATTGGGAAAAAGCAGGCCGCCATACTCGTTTTGCAATCGGGGCCGCCAAGCAGGCCGTCGAATCTTCCGGCGTGCTTAGCAGCATTCAAGATCCGACCCGGTTTGGGGTTTACCTCGGCTGTGGCGAAGGGGATCAAGACTTCTTGACCTTCACCAACATGGTCGTGGCCGCAATCAGCAGCAAGGAATCGGACTGGGACAAGGCCGCGTTCATTCGTAAGGGGTTGGCTACGCTCGATCCTCGTCGCGAGATGGAGCAAGACCCCAGCATGCCGTGCGGTCACTTGGCTTCTCTGTTCAATGCCCAAGGTCCTAACCTCAACTGCTTGACCGCTTGTGCTGCTTCGAGCCAGGCCATTGGCGAAGCCCGCGAGCTGATTCGCCGAGGGACCGTTGATGTGATGCTCTCTGGCGGAGCTCACTCCATGATTCATCCGTTCGGCGTGACTGGCTTCAACCTGTTAACGGCCCTTTCCACACGCAACGACGAGCCAACCCGTGCCTCGCGTCCTTTCGACCGAGAACGTGACGGTTTCGTGTTGGGCGAAGGTGCTTCGATGGTGGTGCTCGAAGAACTCGAACACGCCAAAGCCCGTGGCGCTCAGATCTTCGGCGAGATTATCGGCTACGGCACCACAGCGGATGCTTTCCGTATTACCGACACCCACCCGGAAGGCCGCGGCGGGATTGCTTGCATGAAGATGGCCATGCAAGATGCCGGGATCACCCCGGAACAAGTCGATTACGTCAACGCCCACGGTACTAGCACCACGGTCAACGACAAAGTCGAAACCCTGTGCTGCCACGAAGCATTTGGCGAACTAGCCAAGAAAATCCCGGTTTCCAGCACCAAGAGCATGATGGGACACCTGATTGCCGCAGCTGGCGTGACCGAAGCAATCGTCTGTTTGCTGGCCATTCGCGATAAGGTTCTGCCGCCGACGATTAACTATGAGAACCCAGACGACAACTGCGATCTCGATTACATCCCGAACGAAGCGCGCGAAGCGAAATGCGACATCGCGTTGAACAACAGCTTCGGTTTCGGCGGCCAGAACATCACGCTCGCACTGAGTCGCTTTAACGGCTAA
- a CDS encoding DUF1592 domain-containing protein, with protein sequence MLRYLRGRFVRVAPIWLLALACALAALPAKGADRAELASDYEGKIVPFLQTYCLDCHSSESPEAGLDLTKYRSLEEVTTVGRKKWSSVLDMLVNGSMPPEDADQPNAEELQLALSWTQSALASIDCSGSVQPGRETVRRLNRIEYENTIRDLVGIEYQATDTLPADDVGYGFDNIGDVLSTSPLLFEKFYEAAEEIASQAIVVDERSLIPRRDLPLGEFNLRSGKASGNRLTFASNNVGRFEVELEPGRYTLAVYAYASQSGDEPAKMSVQLGKKEKETFSVRNTSASEKPFEISTRLPRGKQIIEVAFLNDHYDPGNPDPNRRDRNLFINKIELIGPDHNIAALYPESHKQIIFVRPGEKGLDELQAAQQVIARFASKAFRRPVTNGEMERLMILYGLAKQDGLNFEGSIREVVVGILCSPHFLFKVEGGQVENEVYTLNDYELATRLSYFLWSTMPDDELLMHAWKGTLRQNLDAQVKRMLADPKAIALTKNFAGQWLEMRKLETVQPDRRKFRDFSSELAEDMRTETERFFQSIVEEDRSVLDLLAADYSFLNERLAKHYGIDGVYGDEFRKVPLADPNRGGILTQASVLTVTSNPTRTSPVKRGKWILDNVLGTPPPSPPANVPTLESQKKLTGSLRQRMKEHRENAACASCHARMDPIGFALENFDAIGKWRSKDEGFDIDASGELPSGTKFDGAGGLKKLLLDERKDEFVHNLIVKTMTYALGRGVEYYDECAIRQIQADMAQQGFHYSAMIHAIVHSEPFQKRGG encoded by the coding sequence ATGTTGCGGTATCTGCGTGGACGTTTTGTTCGCGTTGCACCAATCTGGTTGCTTGCCCTTGCTTGCGCGCTTGCCGCGTTGCCGGCCAAGGGGGCAGACCGCGCCGAGTTGGCGAGCGACTACGAGGGGAAGATCGTTCCGTTTCTACAGACCTACTGCTTGGATTGCCACTCCAGCGAGTCGCCCGAGGCCGGGCTCGATCTGACGAAGTATCGCAGCTTGGAAGAGGTCACAACGGTTGGGCGCAAGAAGTGGAGTTCAGTGCTCGATATGCTCGTCAACGGCAGCATGCCGCCAGAAGATGCAGATCAACCGAACGCCGAAGAACTGCAGTTGGCGTTGTCGTGGACCCAGTCGGCCTTGGCCAGCATCGACTGTAGCGGCTCGGTGCAGCCTGGACGGGAAACGGTCCGCCGTCTCAATCGAATTGAGTACGAGAACACCATTCGCGATCTGGTTGGCATTGAATACCAAGCCACCGACACCCTGCCAGCCGATGACGTTGGTTACGGATTCGATAACATCGGCGATGTGCTCTCGACTTCCCCGCTGCTGTTCGAAAAATTTTATGAAGCGGCGGAAGAGATTGCCTCGCAGGCGATTGTGGTCGACGAACGTTCTTTGATTCCGCGACGCGATCTGCCGTTGGGCGAATTCAATTTGCGAAGTGGTAAAGCTTCAGGCAACCGTTTGACGTTCGCCTCGAATAACGTCGGACGGTTCGAAGTCGAACTGGAACCTGGTCGCTATACGCTGGCCGTTTACGCGTACGCAAGTCAATCGGGTGACGAGCCTGCCAAGATGAGCGTACAGCTTGGCAAGAAGGAGAAAGAGACCTTCAGCGTTCGCAACACGTCGGCCAGCGAGAAGCCGTTTGAAATCAGTACTCGACTGCCACGCGGAAAACAAATCATCGAAGTGGCATTCTTGAACGATCACTACGATCCCGGCAACCCAGATCCCAACCGTCGCGATCGCAACTTGTTCATTAACAAAATTGAACTGATTGGCCCCGATCACAATATTGCGGCGCTTTATCCGGAGTCGCACAAGCAAATCATCTTTGTGCGGCCTGGCGAGAAGGGTTTAGACGAGTTGCAAGCTGCCCAACAGGTCATCGCACGGTTCGCCTCGAAAGCGTTTCGTCGACCCGTAACCAACGGCGAGATGGAACGCTTGATGATCTTGTATGGTTTAGCCAAGCAAGACGGACTGAATTTCGAGGGCTCGATCCGTGAGGTGGTCGTTGGCATTCTTTGCTCGCCCCACTTCCTGTTCAAGGTAGAAGGGGGACAAGTCGAGAACGAAGTTTACACCTTGAACGACTACGAACTCGCCACGAGGCTGAGTTACTTTCTGTGGAGTACGATGCCAGATGACGAACTGTTGATGCATGCCTGGAAGGGAACGCTGCGGCAAAATCTAGACGCCCAGGTCAAGCGGATGCTGGCCGATCCGAAAGCGATTGCGTTGACTAAGAATTTCGCTGGCCAGTGGCTAGAAATGCGGAAGCTGGAAACCGTGCAGCCTGATCGGCGGAAGTTCCGCGACTTCAGTTCGGAATTGGCTGAAGACATGCGAACGGAAACGGAGCGTTTCTTTCAATCAATTGTCGAGGAAGATCGGAGCGTGCTCGATTTGTTGGCGGCCGACTATTCGTTCCTTAACGAGCGTCTGGCCAAGCATTACGGGATCGACGGTGTGTACGGTGACGAGTTCCGCAAAGTCCCTTTAGCAGACCCAAACCGAGGCGGCATTCTGACCCAGGCCAGCGTCTTGACGGTCACCTCGAACCCCACACGTACGAGTCCTGTGAAACGTGGCAAATGGATTTTAGATAATGTCCTTGGCACGCCCCCACCGAGCCCACCAGCGAATGTACCTACGCTGGAATCGCAGAAGAAATTGACCGGCTCGCTCCGACAGCGCATGAAAGAGCACCGCGAGAACGCCGCTTGTGCCTCGTGCCATGCCCGGATGGACCCGATTGGGTTCGCGCTGGAGAACTTCGATGCTATCGGCAAGTGGCGGAGCAAGGACGAAGGATTCGATATCGATGCCAGTGGCGAGTTGCCCAGTGGTACCAAGTTCGATGGGGCTGGCGGACTGAAGAAGTTGCTGCTGGACGAACGCAAAGACGAGTTCGTGCATAACTTGATCGTGAAGACCATGACCTACGCGTTGGGGCGTGGGGTCGAGTACTACGACGAATGTGCGATTCGGCAAATTCAAGCCGACATGGCTCAGCAAGGCTTTCATTATTCCGCGATGATCCACGCGATCGTTCATAGCGAACCTTTTCAAAAACGTGGCGGCTAG
- a CDS encoding DUF1552 domain-containing protein, which yields MSHATNSTTMLSRRTILRGLGTALALPWLESICPVVRAAGTDSPAAKPPVRMGFFYVPNGMHMPDWTPNGEGELKELSPTLAQLAKHRSEIMPLTGLELHNGWALGDGGGDHARSVASFLTGAHPNKTDGADIRNGISVDQFAASRLSHLTRFPSLELGLEPSAQSGNCDSGYSCVYSSNVSWRNDTNYVNKEVNPQALFDRLFGNGNRGEEAENKALRHRRKKSVLDFVLNDAKRLQENMASVDRQKMDEYLHSVRDVERRVAHAIKLEGKEIEAPDYARPEGVPAEFQEHARLMMDMLVLAFQTDATRIATFMMTNAGSNRPYPQVDVSDGHHDLSHHQSDAEKQKKIAKINRFHIQQFDYLLTKMREVKEGEGTLLDNCMLMYGSGLSDGNRHNHDDLPILLAGRAGGAFKPGRHLRYADKTPLCNLYVSMLEVMGIEADKFSDSNGRLTNLS from the coding sequence ATGTCGCATGCAACCAACTCAACGACCATGCTCAGCCGCCGAACGATCTTACGCGGCCTGGGGACTGCGTTGGCACTGCCGTGGCTGGAAAGCATCTGCCCGGTTGTCCGCGCAGCAGGAACCGATTCGCCAGCGGCCAAACCGCCAGTGCGGATGGGGTTCTTCTACGTTCCCAATGGGATGCACATGCCCGATTGGACACCCAACGGAGAGGGTGAACTGAAAGAGCTTTCCCCCACGTTGGCTCAGTTGGCCAAGCATCGTTCAGAGATCATGCCGCTAACCGGGCTCGAACTGCACAACGGGTGGGCTTTGGGGGATGGCGGTGGTGACCATGCCCGTAGTGTTGCCTCGTTTTTGACAGGGGCCCATCCCAACAAGACGGATGGCGCGGACATTCGTAACGGGATCTCTGTCGATCAGTTTGCCGCGTCCCGTTTGTCGCATCTCACTCGGTTTCCATCGCTCGAACTCGGGCTTGAACCGAGTGCCCAATCGGGCAACTGCGATTCAGGATATAGCTGCGTATATTCCTCGAACGTCAGTTGGCGGAACGATACCAACTATGTCAATAAGGAAGTGAACCCGCAAGCTCTCTTCGATCGTTTGTTTGGCAACGGCAACCGTGGCGAAGAAGCAGAGAACAAAGCCCTGCGTCATCGTCGCAAAAAGAGTGTCCTTGATTTCGTGCTGAATGATGCCAAGCGACTGCAAGAGAACATGGCCAGTGTCGATCGTCAGAAAATGGATGAATATCTGCACAGCGTGCGCGATGTCGAGCGACGGGTGGCCCATGCCATCAAACTGGAAGGGAAGGAGATTGAGGCACCTGATTATGCCCGCCCAGAGGGTGTTCCGGCAGAGTTCCAAGAACATGCTCGGTTGATGATGGACATGCTGGTGTTGGCCTTCCAGACCGATGCGACCCGCATTGCGACCTTCATGATGACCAACGCCGGAAGCAATCGTCCGTATCCTCAAGTCGACGTAAGCGATGGCCACCACGACCTTTCGCACCACCAAAGCGATGCGGAAAAGCAAAAGAAGATTGCCAAGATCAACCGCTTCCATATCCAGCAGTTCGACTATCTGCTGACGAAAATGCGGGAGGTGAAGGAAGGGGAGGGGACACTGCTGGACAACTGCATGTTGATGTACGGCAGCGGTTTGTCCGATGGCAATCGCCACAACCATGACGACCTGCCGATCCTCTTGGCGGGCCGGGCTGGAGGGGCTTTCAAACCGGGGCGACACCTCCGCTACGCTGACAAGACACCTCTGTGCAATCTATATGTTTCCATGCTGGAAGTGATGGGGATCGAGGCCGATAAGTTCAGCGATTCCAACGGTCGGCTGACGAATTTGAGCTAA